From the genome of Streptomyces ficellus:
TCCTTGGTGGGGGCCACGTTCCAATCGGGGGCCAGGGTCTCCTTCGGCTCCCATTTCTCTATCTGGAAGAGTCCGGTCAGATCCTCGGGCCGACGACTCGCCGCATAACGTCCGCACATACTTGCCAACACTGCCACGTGCCACCGACACCATGAGGAGCCGTCCGAGAAAATGGCCAGCACCGACTTCCTCGGTACCCAGCCCGCCCCGGACCTGTGGCTCGTCGTCGTCACCGCCGTCGCGGCCCTCGTGGTCACCGTCCCGCACCCGGTGTGGCGGGTGGCGCGCAACGCGGTCACCATCGCCCACGAGGGTGGTCACGGGCTGATCGCCCTGCTCACGGGCCGCCGCCTGGACGGCATCAGGCTCCACTCCGACACCAGCGGTCTCACCGTGAGCCGGGGCAGGCCCACCGGGCTCGGCATGATCCTGACCGCGGCCGCGGGCTACACGGCGCCGTCCCTGCTCGGTCTGGGCGGGGCGTGGCTGCTGGCCGCCCACCGGATCACCCTGCTGCTCTGGATCGCCACCGCGCTGCTGATCGCCATGCTGGTGATGATCCGCAACGCGTACGGGGTGCTCACCGTGGTCCTGTCGGGGGCGGCGTTCCTGCTGGTGTCGTGGCTGACGGAGCCGGACGTGCAGGCGGCGTTCGCGTACAGCGCGGTGTGGTTCCTGCTGCTG
Proteins encoded in this window:
- a CDS encoding M50 family metallopeptidase, which translates into the protein MASTDFLGTQPAPDLWLVVVTAVAALVVTVPHPVWRVARNAVTIAHEGGHGLIALLTGRRLDGIRLHSDTSGLTVSRGRPTGLGMILTAAAGYTAPSLLGLGGAWLLAAHRITLLLWIATALLIAMLVMIRNAYGVLTVVLSGAAFLLVSWLTEPDVQAAFAYSAVWFLLLGGVRPVFELQRKRRHGGAPDSDADQLARLTNVPAALWLFFFHAVTLCSLIGGGRWLLGL